One genomic region from Isachenkonia alkalipeptolytica encodes:
- a CDS encoding transposase, which produces MPRRAREKSKTGVYHVIFRGINKQRIFEEEQDYRKFLYALKDQQPKSEYEIYAYCLMTNHIHLLMKEGEEELGTVFRRIASKYVQWYNGKYERVGHLFQDRFKSEVVETPGYFLGVLRYIHQNPLKAGMVQKLSDYPWSSYREYFEASNEASNEASNEASNEASDKTFGLKLCNQDMAVASLKEPSRNHPPDTYPQNTHDPITEEQRNKAKIFLKEFHKVPENKPYLEFDRSRRWRDEDAADFVKQQVYGKSPTVIQSYDPVRRAEIITTCKEYGISLRQLERITGIGYSILQRI; this is translated from the coding sequence TTGCCGAGAAGAGCTAGGGAAAAAAGCAAGACCGGTGTATATCATGTAATCTTCCGGGGGATCAATAAACAGCGGATTTTCGAAGAGGAACAGGACTACCGGAAGTTTTTGTATGCATTAAAGGATCAACAACCGAAAAGCGAGTACGAGATTTATGCCTATTGCCTGATGACCAATCATATCCATCTTTTGATGAAAGAAGGCGAGGAAGAGCTTGGAACCGTCTTTCGAAGAATCGCCTCGAAATATGTGCAGTGGTATAACGGAAAATACGAACGGGTGGGACATCTTTTTCAGGATCGTTTTAAAAGTGAGGTGGTGGAAACCCCTGGCTATTTTCTTGGTGTACTACGCTATATCCACCAAAATCCCTTAAAAGCCGGTATGGTTCAGAAACTTTCCGATTACCCCTGGAGCAGCTATCGGGAGTACTTTGAAGCGTCGAATGAAGCGTCGAATGAAGCGTCGAATGAAGCGTCGAATGAAGCGTCTGACAAAACTTTCGGTCTGAAGCTTTGCAATCAGGACATGGCCGTTGCTTCTCTAAAAGAACCTTCCAGAAACCATCCACCGGATACTTACCCTCAAAACACCCACGACCCAATCACGGAAGAACAGCGAAATAAGGCGAAAATATTTTTGAAAGAATTTCATAAAGTACCGGAAAACAAACCCTACTTAGAGTTTGATAGAAGCCGTCGGTGGCGGGATGAGGATGCAGCGGATTTTGTTAAGCAACAGGTGTATGGGAAGAGTCCAACGGTTATTCAAAGCTATGACCCTGTGCGGCGAGCCGAGATCATTACAACCTGCAAAGAATACGGGATTTCCTTAAGGCAGCTGGAAAGGATCACGGGGATCGGCTATAGTATTTTACAACGGATATAG